A region from the Melospiza melodia melodia isolate bMelMel2 unplaced genomic scaffold, bMelMel2.pri scaffold_37, whole genome shotgun sequence genome encodes:
- the LOC134434439 gene encoding olfactory receptor 14J1-like, whose amino-acid sequence LLGSRACAHMAAAAWASAFLYSLLHTANTFSLPLCHGNVLGQFFCEIPQILKLSCYKSYLREFGLIAVSVCFGFGCFVFIVFSYVQIFRAVLRIPSEQGRHKAFSTCLPHLAVVSLFLSTAAFAHLKPPSMSSPSLDLALSILYSVVPPALNPLIYSLRNQELKAAVRRLITGCFQEH is encoded by the coding sequence ctcctgggcagcagagcttgtgcccacatggcagcagctgcctgggccagtgcctttctctattcactgctgcacacagccaatacattttctctgcccctgtgccatggcaatgtcctgggccagttcttctgtgaaattccccagatcctcaagctttcctgctacaaatcctatctcagggaatttgggctcattgcagttagtgtctgttttggttttggctgttttgtgttcattgttttctcctatgtgcagatcttcagggctgtgctgaggatcccctcagagcagggacggcacaaagccttttccacctgcctccctcacctggccgtcgtctccctgttcctcagcactgcagcatttgcacatctgaagcccccctccatgtcttccccatccttggatctggccctgtcaattctgtactcggtggtgcctccagccctgaaccccctcatctacagcctgaggaaccaggagctcaaggctgcagtgaggagactgatcactggatgctttcaggaacattaa